A region of the Nerophis lumbriciformis linkage group LG13, RoL_Nlum_v2.1, whole genome shotgun sequence genome:
TTCCTTCATGACGTTCAATTGCAACCGATGACCTCTGTAGCAAACAAATAAAGAAGATGATGCTCAGAAGAAGCAGCAGataatattcattgaattaatatgacaaaGGTGTGCATGTCGCTGAATGGACGAAGCAGTACGAGCTTAGCATTATACAACTTGAGCCTCACTAAAGCAGAATTAGACACTAACGCCagccaaataaaaatgtttttaaatggcagacatgtatccatgaaaatatggagatgctgctgatggtgtgtttgacggagatggAGCTCGTAGGAGATACTGTAGAATTCTGCTTTTTTATGTAAATGCTCttcattattacattacttcataaaactactgcagttTTTTGCAGTACATTGTATTGTAATTGCTTTTGATACAGAATTCCTTATTTAGgcgcttgtttttcttttttaaaagcatgttacatgttaaaattttgttttttagGGGCCCAGAATGCAATAATTGAATTTTAGATTATTCAATGGGGAACATTGATTCAAGATCGCAGTATTTTGTGTTCAGAGCTACACAGCAAACAAATGGGAGGTCCATCAGCGTCCTGGGCTGGATTGTGTTACGACTTTAGGGCTTTCACTtgatttgatattttttggcattaatGTTCTTTCCAAAGTGCAGGTtgaaaacgagtatggaagctacTACGCTTGTGATTACAACTACCTGCGTCAACTGCGGACTCTTCTGCTAGTATTCTTGGGTGAAAACACCATCCTTTTCACCACTGATGGAAACACAGACCGAGAAATGCGATGTGGGACCCTGGGAGGGTTGTATGCCACTGTGGACTTTGGCACAGGTAGACATATGCGCAGTGCTTGAATGTACTTTATAGGAAGTCACAATTTCTACTGTCCTTTTCTCCAGGCGACAACATAACTGAAGCCTTCGGACGACAGAGACAGTTTGAACCTCAGGGTCCACTGGTTAGTTCTAATAATGTTGCCATTGGTCTGTTCCCAGTTGTTAAATTATATGATCTTACAAAATCATTGTCGTTGCAGGTAAATTCAGAGTTCTACACTGGCTGGTTGGATCACTGGGGAgatcagcatgctaatgttgataCTCAGAGGGTCAGCAGAGGGTTAGCAGAGATGCTAACCATGGGGGCTAACGTCAACATGTACATTACCACAAACCAGCAatgcatttttcttttttataacaGTATCGCTGATTAATCggtttaatttgattttttaaacAACTTCTCCCATATTATAGTGTTAATATAAATAATCTGTTCTACAGTCAAACTGTTGAAGAATAGACTAATCAAAAATGTCTTTGCAGGTATATGTTTGAAGGCGGCACCAACTTTGGCTATTGGAATGGTACGGTTACATTCTCCTCCCTCTTtacaatgaattgattaacgtggacctcgacttaaacaaattgaaaaacgtatccgggtgttacaatttagtggtcaattgtacggaatatgtactgtacaatttactaataaaagtttcaatcaatccatAAATTCAAGGTTCACTATAAAATGTCTCTTCACGCCAAAAGGTGCAGATCACGACACCAGATTCCGTCCTGTGGTGACCAGTTACGATTATGACGCCCCGCTCACAGAGGCAGGGGACCCCACTGACAAGCTGTTGGCCATCCGAGACGTCATCAAACTGGTAGAAATCATTTTACTTCCAATTAAATGAGATGCCTCCAACAGAGAGTAAATGCACTACTTTTTCTCTACAGTATAAAGCTATTCCCCTCGGACCAATGCCACCTGCAACTCCCAAATTTGCCTACGGTTTAGTGACACTAAAAAAGGTATGCGGGTATTCATCCAGTGACAAAGGTTTCCATGAAGGTTGGGCAGCATCTATTTCATATATTGATGAgatcataaaaaaatatttgaaaacagcACTATCATACTGTATTTCCTTATGTAGTGGCCAACATTTTAATAAACATagtacagtgttggcgctaggaattttcaaaatggggtcccgggggccccatcaagtcataaaaatgggttcCCACAGTAAAttcttggggtcccacttttttgtaacagttttgaaaacaaatgataaatgtaccgtatgcattatcctgttatatctaacattctatattgtgttttggaaaacggttgtcataaacgttaattaaataaaaaaataatacaaaagaaaacacatttttatgcatatgtacatttattcagttataaacattcattcactttcttctttccttcatggatctaaactttaccgctgccggtattttctttctatatttttatttaataagttgtaggtgtatttatttcagtataaaagtgtaaaaagtgttttgcttgggtcatgaaatgatgataatggtgtgccagggcatacatgcatataaAAAAGGGAggaaaaaagaacatttgacatgttatattgtatttctggactgtatatgtcaaaaatacaaatattttaaaaatatatagattttttaaattgttttattatgaaTTGCGGGCAGCAcaatggaacaggggttagtacatgtgcctcacaatacgaaggttctgagtagtcctgagttcaatcccggacacgggatctttctgtgtggagtttgcatgttctccccgtgactgcgtgggcttcctcccacctccaaagacatgcacctggggataggttgaatggcaacactaaattggccctagtgtgtgaatgttgtctgtctatctgtgttggccctgcgatgaggtggcgacttgtcccgggtgtaccccgccttccgcccgaatgcagctgagataggttacagcaccccccgcgaccacgaaagggacaagcggtagaaaatggatggattatgaaTTGCATTGCTTTCTCTTGTGCTGTGTGAATGAGTAGCCACAGTATTAGGAAAGAGATCCAATGTAACTGAACCGCTTATCAATTTTAAATTAGACCAGGTTGTACATTTTAGGCTTAATCAGAATAAGACgggttatttattattaacatttttattttttatattgaaaTACAAAATTGCAGTCAATCACAAATTGGCCTTGTCAGTGAAAAATGCATGAATTAATGACAGAGGATTGTGCTTTAAAATGCAGACCGTACAATATTTTCCAGGTGGGCAACATCAGCAGCTTGATGGACACGCTTTCCCCCATGGGGCCTGTTCAGTCTCAGTACCCTTTGACCTTTGAGGATATCAAACAGGTAAGTGTTACTGGGGAAATATGTTGACCCTCTTGAAACACAGATAACTTCCCAGGCTGCCTTTGTGTCTGAAAGCTAACAGGTCTATTATGTTCAGTTCTATGGATACATGCTGTATCAGACCACGCTGCCCAGGGACCTCTCAGAACCCACGCCGCTCATCTCCCCGATGAATGGGGTTCATGACCGTGCGTATGTGTCCGTCAATGGGGTAAGCATTGACTGTCACAATGAACTTTTGTTGTATGCTCAGTCAGGTAGTGGGGCGGTAGAGAGGTCAGGGTTTTTCAGCTTGCTTTAGGTGTCTGTTTCAAATATGCACCTGTGTGTGAACAGCGTTTCCAGGGTCTCTTGGAGAGAGACACCGTACTGGTGATGAATGTCACTGGACGACAGGGGGACATTGTGGACATCCTCGTGGAGAACATGGGCAGAGTTAACTTTGGCAGCCATATTAATGACTACAAAGTAAGGCCACACAGATGCAATACAATATATTGCAATTCTTTTATCCTCACTTGATAACACCAATTCCAGGGGATTCTGGGTAACTTGATCTTGGGTCAAGATGTACTAAATGACTGGAAGATGTATCCTTTGGACATTGATGGAGCCATTGCAGCTGGATGGCCTCATTCGCTGAACAAAGAGAGCCTCCTCAACCTTAAAGGGGGGCTGTCTGTCGGGCCCACTTTCTTCATGGGAACATTGCAGCCTAATGGTGTAGCGTGGGACACCTTTCTCAGGCTTACAGATTGGACAAAGGTAGTATTACCCatttaaatgctttttttttttttgtcttttatgcCCTTTTGCTGGACGTTTGTTCTCTTTTTCAGGGTCAGGTTTGGATTAACGGTGTAAATCTGGGGCGGTACTGGCCAGCCAGAGGTCCACAACATACCCTTTATGTACCCGGACCCATGCTCAGCACCACCGTGCCCAACAACATTACAGTgttagagctggagggggcgccaGCACATTTAAGGGTGCTCTTCATGGACAGACCTCTGCTCAAAGTTCCAGATAATAAATTATGATGCTGGAGTTTCGAAGACTGACGTGAGACGATGCGATTTACTATTACCGCATTAGAGCCACACAGAAAAAAAAGATATTACACGATCAATTAATTGCAAGTCTACAGTATATACAGTCCcgatcataagtttacatacacttgtaaagaacataatgtcatggctgtcttgagtttccaatcatttctacaactcttatttttttgtgatagagtgattggagcacatacttgttggtcacaaaaaacattcatgaagtttggttcttttatgaatacattatgggtctactgaaaatgtgaccaaatctgctgggtcaaaagtatacatacagcaatgttaatatttgcttacatgtcccttggcaagtttcac
Encoded here:
- the glb1l gene encoding beta-galactosidase-1-like protein isoform X2 gives rise to the protein MYRSVLLVIFTVSCGCSSSPGGGLPAWLLKKTNIVLRSSAADYLQAVTNWFAVLLPKLKPWLYVHGGNIISVQVENEYGSYYACDYNYLRQLRTLLLVFLGENTILFTTDGNTDREMRCGTLGGLYATVDFGTGDNITEAFGRQRQFEPQGPLVNSEFYTGWLDHWGDQHANVDTQRVSRGLAEMLTMGANVNMYMFEGGTNFGYWNGADHDTRFRPVVTSYDYDAPLTEAGDPTDKLLAIRDVIKLYKAIPLGPMPPATPKFAYGLVTLKKVGNISSLMDTLSPMGPVQSQYPLTFEDIKQFYGYMLYQTTLPRDLSEPTPLISPMNGVHDRAYVSVNGRFQGLLERDTVLVMNVTGRQGDIVDILVENMGRVNFGSHINDYKGILGNLILGQDVLNDWKMYPLDIDGAIAAGWPHSLNKESLLNLKGGLSVGPTFFMGTLQPNGVAWDTFLRLTDWTKGQVWINGVNLGRYWPARGPQHTLYVPGPMLSTTVPNNITVLELEGAPAHLRVLFMDRPLLKVPDNKL
- the glb1l gene encoding beta-galactosidase-1-like protein isoform X1, whose product is MYRSVLLVIFTVSCGCSSSPGVSSERSFTIDYKNNCFLKDGKPFQYISGSIHYSRVPRFYWKDRLLKMYMTGLNAIQVYVPWNFHETLEGIHNFSGDRDLEHFLDLANQTGLLVILRPGPYICAEWEMGGLPAWLLKKTNIVLRSSAADYLQAVTNWFAVLLPKLKPWLYVHGGNIISVQVENEYGSYYACDYNYLRQLRTLLLVFLGENTILFTTDGNTDREMRCGTLGGLYATVDFGTGDNITEAFGRQRQFEPQGPLVNSEFYTGWLDHWGDQHANVDTQRVSRGLAEMLTMGANVNMYMFEGGTNFGYWNGADHDTRFRPVVTSYDYDAPLTEAGDPTDKLLAIRDVIKLYKAIPLGPMPPATPKFAYGLVTLKKVGNISSLMDTLSPMGPVQSQYPLTFEDIKQFYGYMLYQTTLPRDLSEPTPLISPMNGVHDRAYVSVNGRFQGLLERDTVLVMNVTGRQGDIVDILVENMGRVNFGSHINDYKGILGNLILGQDVLNDWKMYPLDIDGAIAAGWPHSLNKESLLNLKGGLSVGPTFFMGTLQPNGVAWDTFLRLTDWTKGQVWINGVNLGRYWPARGPQHTLYVPGPMLSTTVPNNITVLELEGAPAHLRVLFMDRPLLKVPDNKL